The genomic window ctatgattaaacttaatcactttaatattaaattaatataatatttatcaagataaatattatattaaatttaatattaaatcttattaaattaatagaatattttttaacaagataaatattaaattaaatttaatattaaatctattaaaatattattatttttgaaatagttaatctgaaatcaaattctttagTAAAGTCCCAGTAAAAGTGTAATTCTTCCACTATTCAACCACCGAAGATCTGCCACCGACCATTTTTTGGCCACTAGAATGCCAACGTCGCAATCGTCAGCACCCCAAGCTGGTTCGATTTCTGCCAGTTCAGTCCAACCACCAATTAGACTGTCAACCCGGTTTCACATATTAGGCCCGGTTCGACCAGTTTGGGTCTTAGTCTCATTTTTGGGCTCCCGGGCTCAATTTAcgatctcaagtccaattttcaagtttagttACCCATTAGGCCAactgtctaacttgaaaattaacttccaaaaatattttattaattttatttgatcaaaattaaattttccaaaaatcacttagatttttcaaattaattttttaagaaaattctttaaccaaattctctagttgaacaattctcacgaccacctaatttaattccacatcgaataaatcgactcaattaaattattcccaaagtcgaagaattttcttctgattcaaatgcagttcaATCGAGTTTTTGTTAAACTAGTGGAGGAAccatcagacatatacaattaggctttagtgattgcaattatgtctagaaatatcattctgataattcacaattacttaatcatggtgttagtccacaagaagtaccatgattgaaaactccttattgtatactctttacgaaagcaattcatccaactattttgtccaatgacatcgtcatgtgtgtgttaccctcatatgatatcattgattcctttgagttaaatttgtacaatcatattttatctcattgtcatcattgtgtcttcttaatgactaatatgatcactgtcaacaaatgaccgttataaattgctcattcgagaaCAAATAACTCGTGGCCCCATTCCATATTTattaatccacacaatgccaatgagaggataccaTTCCATATTTATTAATCCACACAATGCTCGattatctttagagcataagcctccacttatatcaaagcacatgaattACATACACATAGTTAGTAACTAACTCAGGTTTAGGTAAATTACACCATGaatatcacaagtgaattaattcacaaacgggtttagaattaattcatcttggatctagtctaatgtatcattctaccaatgaatacatctatgtctctacccgtggagtcaattGCTCCGTTAGACGTCATATTATtttttcaatcgatttgctcatttccAATCAAACTAAAGACATGATTAGGTACATCTACTAATACATGTTTTCTTCtcgtattacgatctgaccacgtaatatttgttaaacgttagataaccaatgagccaatatttgtttccattttgctttgcatgcaaaaacattGAAGACAATACACaaaggatattaatgtaattaattgattttttattaaatcaatttgtttaaaaaatataagtatacaaAAATGAATATACTAGGACACCAGATCCAACATAATATCCTGGTGAGACATGACAATTACACATGGTGAGACTTGAAAACTTGTGCATATAATTGTACATAATACGTCTCAAAACTGAGTACTTAAGAACCAATGCCTCCAACTTTGTCAACTGAACCAAGTCCTCATTTCCAATACAATACTAATGCtttaaaactcaattaaaatgtttttaagtttgGTAATCGAACAATAATGTGAGGACTTTTGATGAAATTAACCCAAAGAAAGTAGAATCTCTTTTATGTCATGACAAGTGTGTTAGTGACAACCGTCTTGACTCAGACAACCACTAAACTCAAGTCGCCGCGTTTGACTCGGTCCATCAATAACGCGCTCAAAATTACCACCGCCATTTCTGCCCTTTTCCTtcatatccttaatctttttttttgttcatgtTCTTTGATCATTGACCTTATTTTCTCTCATGGGAACTTTACTTTCAAGCCGTGGTTTCTCCTTGTTCCTTCTTTGGACCTTCACTTTATACGGTCTCTGTTTATCCTTCTCTCCGATCGACAATTACCTCATCAACAGCGGTGCCTCCCTCGATTCCGTCGTAGACAACCGTCGATTCATCTCCGACTCGTCGAATTCACCCGATTCCCATCTCTCTTCTGGTCGGACCTTTTCGCTCTGTGCCGGAACTCTCCTTCCTGGTCTGCCTCAAATCTACCACACCGCTAGGGTTTTTAATTTGCCGTCGAAATACGTCTTCAATGTCAAAGATCCAGGTACGCACATGGTACGTCTCCATTTCCATCGATTCAATTCATCGAGATTGGATCTGGGTAACTCTCGATTTCACGTTTTGGTTAATGGGTTAGTAGCTTTAACCAATTTTAGCGGTGGGGATTTTGTAAATCCTAAAGTTATAGAATATTTGCTTTACGTTAATTCAGAAAAGGTTGAAATTCGTTTCGTTCCAGCTAAAAAATCGAATTTTGCTTTCGTTAATGCAATCGAAGTGATATCTGCACCAAAAGATTTGGTACTAGAAACTGCACAGTATGTTAATGGTGATAAAATTGAGGAATTTCAGGGTTTAAATAAACAAGCATTTGAAACTATGTATAGGGTAACTGTCGGAGGTCCTAAAGTTACTCCGTTCAATGATTCTTTGTGGAGAACTTGGATCCCTGATGATGAGTATTTGAAATCGAGTGAGGGTTCCAATAAGGTGTACTTCGGTGGTCGGATTAAGTACCAAGATGGTGGGGCGAGTCGTGAGGTTGGTCCTGATAATGTGTACGATTCAGCTCGGTTGATTCGAAGCAAGAATGCTTCCATCCCTAATGTGAACCTCACTTGGGAATTTCCAGTGAGTGAGGATTATAAGTATCTTGTTAGGATGCATTTTTGTGATATTGCTAGTATATCCCTTGGATTGTTGTATTTCAATGTTTATGTCAATGAACATTTGGCATATAAAGATTTGGATCTCTCAGACGTTACGAATTACATGCTGGCTTCTCCATTTTATGCTGATTTCGTGGTTGATGCTGGTCGTTCCGGGGTCATTACCGTAAGCGTTGGACCTTCTAGCAAGAGCATGGGGTATACGGTTGATGCGATTTTAAACGGAGTGGAGATCATGAAGATGAATAACTCCGTTTATAGTCTTGACGGTAAGGTGCCTGCGGAGTTGATTATGAAGTGTTGGCCAAGAAGAACTCTTGGGATTCTGCTTCCTTTGATTGCTCTCGCCTGTTTGCTGTTGAGCTTATCTGCCATTGTGCATAGGAGGAAGAGTAATGCTGAATTGTTCCCATGGTCGAAACTGCCTACGGATATCCATGAAATATCTCCAAAGCAAGCCAAACTACAACTATCAAACATTGTTACATAAACATTGTAAAGATCCAAATCCACTGGCTTTATAATATACTATTACAAGTAGCTAGTGGGGGCATACTGGGAACGTTTGAAGGTTTGTAGTTCCAATCTGTTAATGGTTTCTTCGTGTTTAAATTCGAGGTTTTGTCCAGTAATATGTATGTAAAAGCTGTATTAGCAGAATATAATGTTGTATTCTATACCTATTCTACATTGATTATGTCTGAGATGGTGGATTGGTGATACTGGAATTGTTGTTCATATTGCTACACTGCTTGGAAAAGGCTTAATCTGGTTATATACTTCCAATTTTCATTTCATCCGGGAAAAGCTGTAGTTTTCTCAACATGTCTGTCATTTGATCCAATAATCTTCTCTTAGATAAgaacaaatttgataaatattgataACTCTCGGAATGAGTATTAGAACGATTTCATTttggttgaaatggtaaatttaaagttttagaaagtatATACTCTACCTTATatgtaattttattgattttaagtATAGATGAGTTTAGGGGTgggcaaaactcgattcgactcgaaaaaatcgaaaaaaattcgaatttcgagttaaacgaatcgagttattcgaatccgctcgaatttttttttcaaatttcgagttcgaatcgagttgagttttcgaattcgataattcgaataattcaaatattaaactataatattttatatttttaccccaaactcccaaacttttttacttttccttcaaaacttttactccttcccactttcccctaaaacttttactcccctcccaacCTTcgaatctacccaaaatccatttcccactaaaattttactctcccatttactttttttcaaaaatttactcCCAAAAatcctcaaaactttttattttctctcaaaatttttactccatctcactttttccctaaaacttttattcccttcccatcccacctcccatctatcccaaaccctctCCCCTccgattttttttaatattttccttccaaaattttactccctctatttactttccctcaaacttttattcctcaaaactttttattattccccaaaacttttacttctcaccctttactctcaaataaaaaatcaaaattatcccaaaaaaaatcactaaacataaatactaataattttatttatatctactatttatattattaaattaaatttcacattttatattatttatattattgaattgtttagtcattttgaatatttatattaaaattaaattattaattataccataaaatattcgtgttaaaattttatattggtatcaatttcacattttatttttaaaataacttttattaaaaaattatatttttacatttaatatattttttaattccaaaatacatagtgacaagaatttgaagataattgaaacaactaagcatgCAAATAAGCTaatcagtatataaaaaattaataaataaattatgaggtgatggacaaattttattatgatgggtgacaatggttacaaggacccaaaattattttttaaaatttaactcgaacaaatatattcgattcgattcgaattccatctcactcgactcgattcgagaaaacttcaaataaaattaggatgataaaatgagattcgaaaactcgattaactcgaaaattttcgattcgattcaatcgaatgctcacccctaaatgagtttatatatttataataaaataatatttaatttagttaatgatTGGTCAACTCAGTCAATTTAAGTAGAGATAGTTTTCACTTTGAAGTATAGTATAAATATGATGACCATTGGACTACCCCTCATATTTTGGTGGTCTCAAGCCCATTTATCTTTACAATTCAgcaaaatacataatatatttacttttgaattaaatcattatttaaggcttaattttttatatattgtgatttgatttttttttcttttgcttaagTTTGGtcttaaatttgataattattttcacATTGAGACTTGAATTGAACTAGACAATTGGTTTCATATTtgggcttgaactttttttttgtttaagttaaCCCCTAAGTTAGATAATTATTTTCATTGGAGTCTAAGTTTGACATTTATTCTCACATTGAGTCTGAACTACAATCCATAAGACAAGGACTACAATTGACTCCCATGGGCAAACAAGCAGGACAGAGACAAATGTCAAACACATTTGGCGGTTTTGGGTCCATTGGCATGTTTGCTTTAAGCTTTTAAACCATAATAATTATATGAGGATTACTTTAGACTCTTACACTATGTTTGGTTTACTGTAATGGAATAAAGTTATAatataattagtaatttaattgtttggttgaatggaatggaatagaattATAATAGTATTGTATTTAGTTGAATGAAATAGTGTTGTAATAGcatatgaaaaaaaaactgaaatgatCAGAGTACTCTTAGCAGAAATTCTTTTAGGTAAAtgatattgttattgttattaaattttaataagataataattaaaaataatttaattatattttaatataattcttattaaatatattttaataaaaataaaaatatataatttaatattatttttcatataattacttttatattaaattatattaaatttttagttttatattaaatcatattaaaatatttcaaatattttatttttatattttctaagtcCAAGTTTTAAAGGACTaacttggaaattaaattgaaaaggtAAAAGGATtgaacttttaacttttaaagtataaaaactaaaattcaaaatctatagaagtacaaggactaacaacatattttgACCAATTATTAAAAAGTGGGGCCTGCAGACAATCATTAGTGATAGGACGGACAGTTTCGaaacatgataaaaaaaaaagggtcTGATTTTGCAGCTTTGAATCCTTGTTTTCTGGGAAcctttgaatttattaattaattattatttttgccaTAAATTTATTTACTTACTGTCACAAAAACCTCAAATCTAGActctaattttttctttttaataattgtggtccttctaaattttaatattattttataaaaattgtatgTCCATACTGCTAAATAcgaattttaagaatttaaggactaaattaagacAAAGCACTcagatattaaattaaacattaaagctAAATAcgaatatcaaataatatattaaccctttattatattatCAGCCAAACTCGTggtacaataaaaaaaattggaatcaaaatttaattaacatCATCCAGCGTTCTATCAAAGTACAACCTCCTTTATGTTCAAAGTTGGAAtttatattctattttttaaagtATAATACCCGGTAATTATTGATATCCTGGTGGATTAGGCGTATCCCGCGTTTCACTCACTTCCTCACCCCTTCCATTTACGCCACGTTACACGTGTGCCATTTTTCTTACATATTCAGTTTACTCCTTGCTTCACTCTAGGTCTATTTCTTGTTTGGGTCCCTCTACTttgttaaaatttgaatattggtccttttgtttaaatttgatatCTCCTATTCTTATAGTATTGGATAACAGATCCAAATAATTAACACCCTTAACTTCTTTAGTTAATAATGATAGATGGGTaacctttttctctttttttaagaaaatgcATGCCAAGTCATCATGgttatagggattaatttgtttaaatttgagttatattatattataaatgcaATAAATTAGTCTCCAGTTTCACCATGAGTAAGTTTTGTTTGGTTATATTTTAGTTCTTTAGCCATTTGTAGCTGTTCAGACATGCATATAATTACATCATATTTGTGCTTATATTATATTTGCACTAACGTCCGGacttaaaatggaaaaattaaattcGAAATTTCAATGGTTAAAGTACTTGGGAGATCCCTATATTATATGGACTGTATCAAATTATTCtctctattattaaatagatcactttagtccctatactattaaaaagaattgaataagttcaatttgtaaaaaaattaacatttattgtataaaaaatatctttaattattttttcaattgcggttcaattccaaacaaaagatttcatttacaaaatcataaaaaaagaattttaaaaatattaacttggtTAAACAGTAGAAGATGTTTTTCAAatagtaaatgttaactctattctAATTTAGCTTTATtcgattctttttaatagtatatggattaaattgatgtatttaatgATAGAGGAACTAATTTGATACGGGGATCTCCTAGGTACTTTCACCAAATTTCAATAAAGTAAAGGGACCAAACTCATATTTAGACCTTCGATTGCGCCACCAAAAATTCCCTACCCACGTCATAGCCGGTGACTCGATCAGTTAGAATTTAGTACTGAAAAAAAGCAGAAGCTTCCTTTTCTTTTATCTCTCTTCTTCACTCGTTTTTCCTCTCCTCTTTTTTCTCTCTATAAATACCCAAACCAAAAGCtctctttataatttattctgtttttattttttaattctgttattactttttttttttgttcatcaaTGGGATTCCCTGTGGTTTACACAGACGTTTTCGTACCCAAATTCTTCGTTCACACGCTATCGTTTTTGGGTTTCATCAGAAACCTAATCCTCTCACTTTTTAATTACCTCGGACTCTCCGATTTCCTCGAAACCGACACCGATTGGCCGGAAAACCCAACCCGAACCACACCTTTGAAACCGCCGGTACCCGCTCTCTTGATCCGTGAAATCCTAGCCGTCGTAAAGTTCGAGGAACTCGCGGTGGTCGGTGGTGGTGATCCACCGGAGAGTTGCGCCGTTTGCTTGTGCGAGTTCGAAGGAAAGGAAGAGATCAGGTGGTTGAAGAATTGTAAGCATGTTTTTCATAGAACGTGTTTGGACCGCTGGATGGATCACGATCAGGTGACGTGTCCGCTTTGTAGGACATCGTTTGTACCTGATGAGATGCAAGCTGAATTTAATCAACGGCTCTGGGCAGCTTCTGGAATCGTCGATATTTACAGTGAGTACGGTTCCGTTGCCGGGTTGTAAATTTTGTGTTATCCATTTAGTTTAGTGAAAAAATTGTACATTATAAATGTACACGGATCAAAACAGTATCCCTTTTTTAggcttaaattttatatattcgaaaagaattagataaattttaggttaaaaataTGGCTTTTGGGTTCTTAAGAATTCAATAAAATCCacc from Gossypium hirsutum isolate 1008001.06 chromosome D12, Gossypium_hirsutum_v2.1, whole genome shotgun sequence includes these protein-coding regions:
- the LOC107945947 gene encoding probable receptor-like protein kinase At5g24010 — encoded protein: MGTLLSSRGFSLFLLWTFTLYGLCLSFSPIDNYLINSGASLDSVVDNRRFISDSSNSPDSHLSSGRTFSLCAGTLLPGLPQIYHTARVFNLPSKYVFNVKDPGTHMVRLHFHRFNSSRLDLGNSRFHVLVNGLVALTNFSGGDFVNPKVIEYLLYVNSEKVEIRFVPAKKSNFAFVNAIEVISAPKDLVLETAQYVNGDKIEEFQGLNKQAFETMYRVTVGGPKVTPFNDSLWRTWIPDDEYLKSSEGSNKVYFGGRIKYQDGGASREVGPDNVYDSARLIRSKNASIPNVNLTWEFPVSEDYKYLVRMHFCDIASISLGLLYFNVYVNEHLAYKDLDLSDVTNYMLASPFYADFVVDAGRSGVITVSVGPSSKSMGYTVDAILNGVEIMKMNNSVYSLDGKVPAELIMKCWPRRTLGILLPLIALACLLLSLSAIVHRRKSNAELFPWSKLPTDIHEISPKQAKLQLSNIVT
- the LOC107945945 gene encoding brassinosteroid-responsive RING protein 1, producing the protein MGFPVVYTDVFVPKFFVHTLSFLGFIRNLILSLFNYLGLSDFLETDTDWPENPTRTTPLKPPVPALLIREILAVVKFEELAVVGGGDPPESCAVCLCEFEGKEEIRWLKNCKHVFHRTCLDRWMDHDQVTCPLCRTSFVPDEMQAEFNQRLWAASGIVDIYSEYGSVAGL